A single region of the Brassica rapa cultivar Chiifu-401-42 chromosome A03, CAAS_Brap_v3.01, whole genome shotgun sequence genome encodes:
- the LOC103856640 gene encoding putative cyclin-T1-1 codes for MGERSWYMTREEIEVKSPSRVDGIDSEQESFQRWSYSTFLQELGQRLHNPQKSIATSIVLCQRFFTRESLAKNDPKTISIICMFIAGKVEGSPRPVDDVIAKGCRVLHGKEPSTEMCARLKGAVLTGEKFVLSTLRFDVEIEHPYEPALHWVRRWIKVEMDAKRLYQAAWNFLNDGLRSSLCLQFRPSQIAAAALYLGSRMTNVKIPCDGEKDWWLEFHVTKRQLCDICNQTLEIYQQDFLIPVKHEAKSKFGDGGLLRLEPGR; via the coding sequence ATGGGAGAAAGGAGTTGGTATATGACAAGAGAAGAGATAGAAGTAAAGTCCCCATCGAGAGTAGACGGTATCGACTCAGAGCAAGAGAGTTTCCAACGTTGGTCTTACTCTACTTTCCTCCAGGAGCTTGGCCAGAGACTCCACAATCCTCAGAAATCCATAGCTACATCGATAGTCTTATGTCAAAGATTCTTCACTCGCGAATCCCTGGCGAAGAACGACCCCAAAACAATCAGCATCATATGCATGTTTATCGCTGGAAAAGTCGAAGGGTCTCCTAGACCGGTGGATGACGTCATCGCCAAGGGTTGCAGGGTTTTACATGGCAAGGAACCGTCGACAGAGATGTGCGCGAGATTGAAGGGGGCTGTGCTAACCGGTGAGAAGTTTGTGCTCTCTACGTTAAGGTTTGATGTCGAAATCGAACACCCTTATGAACCGGCTCTGCATTGGGTTAGGAGATGGATTAAGGTCGAGATGGACGCTAAGAGATTGTATCAGGCTGCGTGGAATTTCCTCAATGACGGTTTAAGGTCGTCGCTTTGTTTGCAGTTCAGGCCGAGTCAGATCGCTGCGGCTGCTTTATATCTTGGCTCGCGCATGACTAATGTGAAGATACCATGTGATGGGGAGAAAGATTGGTGGCTAGAGTTCCATGTAACCAAACGTCAACTGTGTGATATTTGTAACCAGACGCTCGAAATTTACCAACAAGACTTCCTTATTCCGGTTAAACATGAAGCAAAGTCTAAGTTTGGTGATGGAGGTTTATTGAGACTAGAGCCAGGAAGATGA
- the LOC103856641 gene encoding copper transporter 1-like: protein MDHDHMPPPPSSSMMNNGSMNGGGGGNQEMMMMHMTFYWGKNTEVLFSGWPGTSSGMYALCLVFVFFLAFLTEWLGHSSFLRDTTEDSANAASGLVQTVVYILRTGIAYLVMLAVMSFNAGVFIAALAGYGIGFMLLGSRTFRNPSGNRETYEIPPSVCAC, encoded by the coding sequence ATGGATCACGATCACATGCCtccaccaccatcatcatccATGATGAACAATGGATCCATgaacggaggaggaggaggaaatcaagagatgatgatgatgcacaTGACTTTCTATTGGGGCAAGAACACGGAGGTTCTCTTCTCCGGCTGGCCGGGAACAAGCTCTGGCATGTATGCTCTTTGTCTCGTATTTGTCTTTTTCCTCGCCTTCCTCACCGAATGGCTTGGCCACTCCTCTTTCCTCCGTGATACCACCGAAGATTCAGCTAATGCCGCCTCCGGACTCGTCCAAACAGTCGTGTACATCCTCCGTACCGGCATCGCTTATCTAGTCATGCTCGCCGTCATGTCATTCAACGCTGGCGTGTTTATCGCCGCCTTAGCCGGTTATGGCATCGGTTTCATGTTGCTCGGAAGCCGAACTTTCCGGAATCCCTCCGGTAACAGGGAAACTTACGAGATTCCTCCCTCAGTTTGTGCTTGTTGA
- the LOC103856642 gene encoding copper transporter 3 codes for MYVHCTTHELQPKKKSLIITLTLLAHTHTAKTLPIKLTIFLNNMNGMSGSSSAAPAPSPSDFFQHRHRHHGGMMHMTFFWGKNTEVLFDGWPGTSLTMYWVCLAAIFAFSALSEWISRCGVMKAGPATFGGGIVQTVVYTVRAGLSYLIMLAVMSFNGGVFLAAMAGFGLGFMIFGSRAFKDTAGNHTHTDVQSHC; via the coding sequence ATGTACGTACATTGTACTACACACGAACTCCAACCCAAGAAAAAATCCCTTATAATTACCCTAACACTACttgcacacacacacacagccaaaACCTTACCTATCAAGTTAACAATATTTCTAAACAATATGAACGGCATGAGTGGATCTTCTTCGGCGGCTCCTGCACCTTCGCCGTCGGATTTCTTCCAACATCGCCACCGTCATCATGGTGGCATGATGCACATGACTTTCTTTTGGGGAAAAAACACCGAGGTTCTATTTGACGGCTGGCCAGGGACCAGTCTGACTATGTATTGGGTCTGCCTAGCCGCCATTTTCGCATTTTCAGCATTGTCAGAATGGATTTCGCGGTGCGGGGTCATGAAAGCCGGTCCGGCTACCTTTGGCGGCGGGATAGTCCAGACGGTGGTTTACACTGTGAGGGCTGGTTTATCTTATTTGATCATGTTGGCTGTAATGTCATTCAATGGAGGAGTCTTCTTGGCTGCAATGGCTGGctttggattagggtttatgatttttgGAAGTAGGGCTTTTAAGGACACTGCTGGTAATCACACTCACACCGACGTTCAATCACATTGTTGA
- the LOC103856645 gene encoding uncharacterized protein LOC103856645 isoform X1: MESTELQNIDFFSSFSEHTAPTFFTPTTSSLRSDSDPDSPKPQNEGEDEYVAELTRQMTSYMLQDDETHQKSCGGGSGSGSPQSTLWSPFASGYSSPVGPSREPSPPLTPAVQATVEKSPVIIPFQSKQALIDEQIRSVQANFQKIKKEKDKERNDDALRHKEKSYHNLQRPKSAVKAVFVDGLGSRAGSGGTGVFLPRSHGTVMESGKKSGCSTVIIPARVVEALKIHFDKLGVPSTLSSDIPPFHDALLVSVKNKNNNSHKSSSSTRAESGPPHMAETSAERHQEPLADLPHEWTY; this comes from the exons ATGGAATCAACTGAACTACAAAACATAGATTTCTTTAGCTCTTTTTCTGAGCACACAGCCCCAACTTTCTTCACTCCAACCACAAGCTCCCTCCGATCCGACTCGGACCCGGATTCACCAAAGCCACAAAACGAAGGTGAAGACGAGTACGTTGCAGAGTTGACTCGTCAGATGACTAGCTATATGCTTCAGGACGATGAAACGCATCAGAAG TCTTGTGGTGGTGGCTCTGGCTCTGGCTCGCCGCAGTCGACTCTTTGGTCACCATTCGCCTCAGGTTATAGCAGCCCTGTCGGTCCTTCCCGAGAACCATCACCGCCTTTAACGCCGGCCGTGCAAGCGACGGTGGAAAAGAGTCCTGTTATAATTCCTTTTCAATCAAAACAAGCTCTCATCGATGAGCAGATCCGATCTGTTCAAGCTAAC tTCCAGAAGATCAAAAAGGAGAAAGACAAGGAACGAAATGATGATGCATTAAGACACAAAGAAAAAAGCTACCACAACCTACAGAGACCAAAGTCAGCCGTGAAGGCGGTGTTCGTTGACGGGTTGGGTTCGAGAGCCGGGTCGGGTGGAACTGGAGTGTTCTTGCCACGCAGTCATGGTACTGTTATGGAGTCTGGCAAGAAATCAG GATGTTCAACAGTAATAATACCAGCAAGAGTAGTGGAAGCTTTGAAAATTCACTTTGACAAATTGGGCGTTCCTTCTACATTATCTTCTGATATCCCTCCCTTTCATG ATGCTTTGTTGGTGTCCGTaaagaacaaaaacaacaacagtCACAAAAGTAGTTCATCAACCCGGGCAGAGAGTGGGCCTCCGCACATGGCGGAGACGTCGGCCGAGAGACACCAAGAACCGTTGGCAGATTTGCCACATGAATGGACGTACTGA
- the LOC103856645 gene encoding uncharacterized protein LOC103856645 isoform X2, producing the protein MESTELQNIDFFSSFSEHTAPTFFTPTTSSLRSDSDPDSPKPQNEGEDEYVAELTRQMTSYMLQDDETHQKSCGGGSGSGSPQSTLWSPFASGYSSPVGPSREPSPPLTPAVQATVEKSPVIIPFQSKQALIDEQIRSVQANFQKIKKEKDKERNDDALRHKEKSYHNLQRPKSAVKAVFVDGLGSRAGSGGTGVFLPRSHGTVMESGKKSVLKKVTYYNRQQIKINMKRRRRLTLRFLLCFIGVDIVRGGGGILCLY; encoded by the exons ATGGAATCAACTGAACTACAAAACATAGATTTCTTTAGCTCTTTTTCTGAGCACACAGCCCCAACTTTCTTCACTCCAACCACAAGCTCCCTCCGATCCGACTCGGACCCGGATTCACCAAAGCCACAAAACGAAGGTGAAGACGAGTACGTTGCAGAGTTGACTCGTCAGATGACTAGCTATATGCTTCAGGACGATGAAACGCATCAGAAG TCTTGTGGTGGTGGCTCTGGCTCTGGCTCGCCGCAGTCGACTCTTTGGTCACCATTCGCCTCAGGTTATAGCAGCCCTGTCGGTCCTTCCCGAGAACCATCACCGCCTTTAACGCCGGCCGTGCAAGCGACGGTGGAAAAGAGTCCTGTTATAATTCCTTTTCAATCAAAACAAGCTCTCATCGATGAGCAGATCCGATCTGTTCAAGCTAAC tTCCAGAAGATCAAAAAGGAGAAAGACAAGGAACGAAATGATGATGCATTAAGACACAAAGAAAAAAGCTACCACAACCTACAGAGACCAAAGTCAGCCGTGAAGGCGGTGTTCGTTGACGGGTTGGGTTCGAGAGCCGGGTCGGGTGGAACTGGAGTGTTCTTGCCACGCAGTCATGGTACTGTTATGGAGTCTGGCAAGAAATCAG TTTTAAAGAAGGTTACGTATTATAATAGACaacagataaaaataaatatgaaacgACGTCGTCGTCTAACTTTGAGATTCCTACTTTGTTTTATAGGGGTTGACATAgttagggggggggggggaatctTGTGTCTATACTAg
- the LOC103856646 gene encoding uncharacterized protein LOC103856646, which translates to MEGKGRVVSSTSSSLTTELFGSKDPVPPSSSSGIFSSIFPHPSKGVARDGQSSKHGSQAQRRETSNAQDRVEPCNLSSSLYYGGQDVYPRSTTNQTYPTVKNEGPRSQENDANGHNSQDVSRGNWWQGSLYY; encoded by the exons ATGGAAGGTAAAGGACGAGTTGTATcatcaacttcttcttctttaacaaCCGAACTATTCGGTTCCAAAGATCCTGTGCCGCCATCTTCTTCCTCTGGAATCTTCTCCTCCATTTTCCCTCATCCCTCCAAG GGCGTTGCAAGAGATGGTCAAAGCTCCAAACATGGCTCACAAG CTCAACGTAGAGAAACTTCAAATGCACAAGACAGAGTTGAGCCATGCAATCTAAGCTCTTCTCTTTACTACGGTGGCCAAGACGTATACCCTCGATCCACCACCAACCAAACTTACCCTACA GTTAAAAACGAGGGTCCAAGAAGCCAAGAAAACGATGCTAATGGACATAACTCGCAAGATGTTTCAAGAGGAAACTGGTGGCAAGGTTCTCTTTATTACTAA